A stretch of the Papaver somniferum cultivar HN1 chromosome 6, ASM357369v1, whole genome shotgun sequence genome encodes the following:
- the LOC113290001 gene encoding uncharacterized protein LOC113290001 isoform X2, whose protein sequence is MVLVLHTLFMATTRAPFLVKNLSLSTNSIYISSRSRASFFCSSSTSSDSGISMVQGASRGIGLEFVRQLLEKQEKGHVVATCRNPDGATSLLELKNKFPERLNILQLDVTDESTIEASAKSVQERYGSLNLLINTTGVLSVPNVLQPETTLSKVEKASLLLAYEVNAVGPILVIKHMWPLLKKGGGSGTERDVAVVASLSARVGSIGDNRLGGWHSYRASKTALNQWGRIVASLCTPPFTDSRELAQSIETLTFPIY, encoded by the exons ATGGTTTTAGTCCTGCATACCCTCTTCATGGCCACTACACGAGCACCTTTCCTGGTTAAGAATTTGAGCTTAAGCACAAACTCGATCTACATCAGCAGCAGAAGCAGAGCTTCTTTCTTCTGTAGTAGCAGCACTAGTAGTGATTCTGGAATTTCCATGGTACAGGGAGCTTCCagaggaattggacttgaattt GTTAGGCAACTACTGGAGAAACAAGAGAAAGGACATGTGGTTGCAACTTGTCGGAATCCTGATGGGGCCACAAGCCTTCTGGAATTGAAAAACAAGTTCCCAGAGCGCCTAAACATACTACAGTTGGATGTTACAGATGAGAGCACCATCGAG GCTTCAGCAAAATCTGTACAAGAAAGATACGGTTCATTAAACCTCCTCATAAATACGACTGGTGTTCTTTCTGTCCCCAATGTATTGCAACCAG AAACAACGTTGAGCAAAGTAGAGAAGGCATCTTTACTACTAGCCTACGAGGTCAATGCAGTAGGCCCCATCTTAGTGATTAAG CATATGTGGCCCCTTTTAAAGAAGGGAGGAGGATCTGGGACTGAACGGGATGTTGCTGTTGTGGCAAGCTTAAGTGCTAGAGTGGGTTCTATAGGTGACAACCGCTTAGGAGGATGGCATTCATACCGAGCTTCGAAGACTGCACTTAACCAGT GGGGGCGTATAGTGGCCAGCTTATGCACACCCCCGTTCACCGACTCTAGGGAGTTAGCACAGTCTATTGAGACTCTTACATTTCCTATCTACTAA
- the LOC113290001 gene encoding uncharacterized protein LOC113290001 isoform X1: MVLVLHTLFMATTRAPFLVKNLSLSTNSIYISSRSRASFFCSSSTSSDSGISMVQGASRGIGLEFVRQLLEKQEKGHVVATCRNPDGATSLLELKNKFPERLNILQLDVTDESTIEASAKSVQERYGSLNLLINTTGVLSVPNVLQPETTLSKVEKASLLLAYEVNAVGPILVIKHMWPLLKKGGGSGTERDVAVVASLSARVGSIGDNRLGGWHSYRASKTALNQLTKTVSVEFGRKKDPIACILLHPGTVDTDLSKPFQRNVAEGKLFTKEFSVQKLLGIINSVKPSDNGKFFAWDGQEIPW, translated from the exons ATGGTTTTAGTCCTGCATACCCTCTTCATGGCCACTACACGAGCACCTTTCCTGGTTAAGAATTTGAGCTTAAGCACAAACTCGATCTACATCAGCAGCAGAAGCAGAGCTTCTTTCTTCTGTAGTAGCAGCACTAGTAGTGATTCTGGAATTTCCATGGTACAGGGAGCTTCCagaggaattggacttgaattt GTTAGGCAACTACTGGAGAAACAAGAGAAAGGACATGTGGTTGCAACTTGTCGGAATCCTGATGGGGCCACAAGCCTTCTGGAATTGAAAAACAAGTTCCCAGAGCGCCTAAACATACTACAGTTGGATGTTACAGATGAGAGCACCATCGAG GCTTCAGCAAAATCTGTACAAGAAAGATACGGTTCATTAAACCTCCTCATAAATACGACTGGTGTTCTTTCTGTCCCCAATGTATTGCAACCAG AAACAACGTTGAGCAAAGTAGAGAAGGCATCTTTACTACTAGCCTACGAGGTCAATGCAGTAGGCCCCATCTTAGTGATTAAG CATATGTGGCCCCTTTTAAAGAAGGGAGGAGGATCTGGGACTGAACGGGATGTTGCTGTTGTGGCAAGCTTAAGTGCTAGAGTGGGTTCTATAGGTGACAACCGCTTAGGAGGATGGCATTCATACCGAGCTTCGAAGACTGCACTTAACCAGT TGACGAAGACTGTATCGGTGGAATTTGGGCGCAAGAAAGATCCGATAGCTTGCATCTTGTTACATCCTGGCACAGTGGATACAGATCTGTCGAAGCCGTTTCAGAGAAATGTTGCTGAAGGAAAGTTGTTCACCAAGGAATTCTCTGTTCAGAAGCTCTTAGGCATCATCAATAGTGTGAAACCCTCTGACAATGGTAAATTCTTTGCTTGGGATGGTCAGGAAATTCCTTGGTAA
- the LOC113286370 gene encoding uncharacterized oxidoreductase C663.09c-like isoform X1 produces the protein MVLVLRTLFMETTRTPSLVKSLNLQTQSTSATEAGLLSSAATVVMVLLLRIVQEVLIVEFPWSRELPEELDLNLQLLENQDKGHVIATCRNPNGAVSLQELKIKFPERLNILQLDVTDESTIEASAKCVQERYCSLNLLINATGVLQPETTLSQVEKSSLLLAYEVNAAGPILVIKHMWPLLKKGGGSGTGRDVAVVANLSSRVGSVGDSLLGGWHSYRSSKTALNQLTKTVSVEFGRKKDPIACILLHPGTVDTDLTKPFQKNIAEGKLLTREFSVQAPRHHQQREEL, from the exons ATGGTTTTAGTCCTGCGTACTCTCTTTATGGAAACGACTCGCACGCCTTCCCTGGTTAAGAGTTTGAACTTACAAACTCAATCAACATCCGCAACAGAAGCAGGGCTTCTTTCTTCTGCAGCAACAGTAGTAATGGTACTTCTGCTTCGGATTGTGCAAGAAGTATTGATTGTGGAATTTCCATGGTCCAGGGAGCTTCCagaggaattggacttgaattt GCAACTATTGGAGAACCAAGATAAAGGACATGTAATTGCAACTTGTCGGAATCCTAATGGAGCCGTAAGCCTTCAGGAATTGAAAATCAAATTCCCAGAGCGCCTAAACATACTACAGTTGGATGTGACAGATGAGAGCACTATCGAG GCGTCGGCAAAATGTGTACAAGAAAGATACTGTTCATTAAACCTCCTCATAAATGCGACCGGTGTACTGCAACCAG AAACAACGTTGAGCCAAGTAGAGAAGTCATCTCTACTACTAGCCTACGAGGTCAATGCAGCGGGCCCCATCTTAGTGATTAAG CATATGTGGCCCCTTTTAAAGAAGGGAGGGGGATCTGGGACTGGACGAGATGTTGCCGTTGTGGCAAACTTAAGCTCTAGAGTGGGTTCTGTAGGTGACAGCCTCTTAGGAGGATGGCATTCATACCGATCTTCGAAAACTGCACTTAATCAGT TGACGAAGACTGTATCTGTGGAATTTGGGCGCAAGAAAGATCCGATAGCTTGCATCTTATTGCATCCTGGTACAGTGGATACAGATCTGACGAAGCCCTTCCAGAAAAATATTGCCGAAGGAAAGTTGCTCACCAGAGAATTCTCTGTTCAAGCTCCTAGGCATCATCAACAGCGTGAAGAGCTCTGA
- the LOC113286370 gene encoding uncharacterized oxidoreductase C663.09c-like isoform X2, which translates to MVQGASRGIGLEFVRQLLENQDKGHVIATCRNPNGAVSLQELKIKFPERLNILQLDVTDESTIEASAKCVQERYCSLNLLINATGVLQPETTLSQVEKSSLLLAYEVNAAGPILVIKHMWPLLKKGGGSGTGRDVAVVANLSSRVGSVGDSLLGGWHSYRSSKTALNQLTKTVSVEFGRKKDPIACILLHPGTVDTDLTKPFQKNIAEGKLLTREFSVQAPRHHQQREEL; encoded by the exons ATGGTCCAGGGAGCTTCCagaggaattggacttgaattt GTTAGGCAACTATTGGAGAACCAAGATAAAGGACATGTAATTGCAACTTGTCGGAATCCTAATGGAGCCGTAAGCCTTCAGGAATTGAAAATCAAATTCCCAGAGCGCCTAAACATACTACAGTTGGATGTGACAGATGAGAGCACTATCGAG GCGTCGGCAAAATGTGTACAAGAAAGATACTGTTCATTAAACCTCCTCATAAATGCGACCGGTGTACTGCAACCAG AAACAACGTTGAGCCAAGTAGAGAAGTCATCTCTACTACTAGCCTACGAGGTCAATGCAGCGGGCCCCATCTTAGTGATTAAG CATATGTGGCCCCTTTTAAAGAAGGGAGGGGGATCTGGGACTGGACGAGATGTTGCCGTTGTGGCAAACTTAAGCTCTAGAGTGGGTTCTGTAGGTGACAGCCTCTTAGGAGGATGGCATTCATACCGATCTTCGAAAACTGCACTTAATCAGT TGACGAAGACTGTATCTGTGGAATTTGGGCGCAAGAAAGATCCGATAGCTTGCATCTTATTGCATCCTGGTACAGTGGATACAGATCTGACGAAGCCCTTCCAGAAAAATATTGCCGAAGGAAAGTTGCTCACCAGAGAATTCTCTGTTCAAGCTCCTAGGCATCATCAACAGCGTGAAGAGCTCTGA
- the LOC113286372 gene encoding 40S ribosomal protein S10-3-like yields MIISEKNRKDISKYLFQEGVLFAKKDFNLAKHPVIDVPNLQVINLMQSFKSKEYVRETFAWMHFYWFLTNGGIEFLRNYLNLPPEVLPSTLKKSTVAKLGGPQGDRRGPRGDGDRPRFGGDRDAYRGGPRGPAGEFGGEKGGAPEGFHPSFRIQAEEVVLVVVVLDLRALTLLE; encoded by the exons ATG ATCATATCCGAGAAGAATCGCAAAGATATATCCAAGTACCTGTTTCaag AGGGAGTTTTATTTGCAAAGAAGGATTTCAATCTTGCAAAACATCCAGTTATCGATGTACCTAACCTACAGGTGATCAACCTCATGCAGAGCTTCAAATCCAAGGAATATGTTAGAGAAACATTTGCTTGGATGCATTTCTATTGGTTTCTCACCAATGGTGGAATTGAATTCTTGAGAAATTATCTTAACCTACCACCTGAGGTTCTTCCTTCAACATTGAAGAAGTCTACAGTAGCCAAACTCGGCGGTCCACAAGGAGATCGACG TGGTCCTCGTGGTGACGGAGACAGACCACGGTTTGGTGGTGATCGCGATGCATATCGTGGAGGACCCAGAGGGCCAGCTGGTGAATTCGGAGGAGAAAAGGGTGGAGCACCTGAGGGGTTCCATCCTTCGTTCAG AATCCAAGCGGAGGAGGTGGTTTTGGTCGTGGTCGTGCTGGACCTCCGAGCTCTGACCTTGCTTGAGTGA